A window from Amblyomma americanum isolate KBUSLIRL-KWMA chromosome 7, ASM5285725v1, whole genome shotgun sequence encodes these proteins:
- the LOC144098064 gene encoding uncharacterized protein LOC144098064 has protein sequence MTHILVKWKDENKWDVYPVKMIEDAAVGIRLLTQGNAISELRGQEVRVRWEEGQDAAPAELLAFGKPTVLERKRKKIVAAAASAEEIATASSTSVQGNILASI, from the exons ATGACGCACATACTTGTGAAGTGGAAGGACGAAAATAAGTGGGACGTGTACCCCGTGAAAATGATCGAGGATGCCGCTGTGGGCATCCGCCTGTTAACCCAGGGGAACGCCATTAGTGAACTGCGCGGCCAAGAAGTTCGGGTGCGCTGGGAGGAGGGTCAGGATGCTGCACCGGCGGAGCTGCTTGCTTTCG GGAAACCAACTGTTCTTGagcggaagagaaaaaaaattgttgctgcaGCGGCCAGCGCTGAAGAGATTGCGACTGCATCTTCAACAAGTGTTCAAGGGA ATATCTTGGCCTCCATCTAA